In one Pseudomonas purpurea genomic region, the following are encoded:
- a CDS encoding DMT family transporter yields MQYAYPLLAIFIWAGNTVINKLAVGAIFPAEIGFYRWLLAGMLFTPFMLKPVMTHWTVIRPNLGKIFVLGVLGMAVYQSLAYFAATMTSATNMGIILSLMPLMSLAMAIASLGQRLTAGALAGAVLSFAGVLVVVSSGSLGVLLEHGVNLGDAMMLIATLAYAIYSTLLKKWQLRLPPLVLLYLQVLVAVVVLFPLFLASPKVGPTLQNIPLVLYACLLASMAAPLAWMQAVVRLGPSRTTLFFNLLPLITALIAAVVLHEQLALYHLVGGLLTLGGVILSERWITVLGRA; encoded by the coding sequence ATGCAATACGCTTATCCCCTGCTGGCCATTTTCATCTGGGCTGGCAACACCGTGATCAACAAACTGGCGGTCGGTGCGATCTTCCCGGCCGAGATCGGTTTCTATCGCTGGCTGCTCGCCGGGATGCTGTTCACCCCGTTCATGCTCAAACCGGTGATGACGCACTGGACGGTGATTCGCCCGAACCTGGGCAAGATCTTCGTCCTCGGTGTGCTCGGCATGGCGGTGTATCAGAGCCTGGCGTACTTCGCCGCGACGATGACCTCGGCCACCAACATGGGCATCATCCTGTCGCTGATGCCGTTGATGTCGCTGGCCATGGCGATTGCCAGCCTCGGCCAACGCCTGACTGCCGGCGCACTGGCCGGCGCGGTGCTGTCGTTCGCCGGGGTGCTGGTGGTGGTGTCGTCCGGCAGCCTCGGCGTGCTGCTGGAACACGGCGTCAACCTGGGCGACGCAATGATGCTGATCGCCACCCTGGCGTATGCGATCTACAGCACGCTGCTGAAAAAATGGCAGCTGCGTCTGCCACCGCTGGTGTTGCTGTACTTGCAGGTGCTGGTGGCGGTGGTGGTGCTGTTTCCGCTGTTCCTGGCCTCGCCCAAAGTCGGCCCGACCCTGCAGAACATTCCGTTGGTGCTGTATGCCTGCCTGCTGGCCTCGATGGCCGCGCCACTGGCGTGGATGCAAGCGGTAGTGCGGCTGGGGCCGAGCCGGACCACGCTGTTTTTCAATTTGCTGCCGTTGATTACCGCGCTGATCGCTGCCGTGGTGCTGCACGAACAATTGGCGCTGTATCACCTGGTGGGTGGCTTACTGACATTGGGCGGGGTGATTCTTTCCGAGCGCTGGATCACGGTGCTTGGCCGCGCTTGA
- a CDS encoding helix-turn-helix transcriptional regulator produces MNSKHIDLLDFSELPSPVYFRYADFDVHEYASAHRHPWGTLEYSAHGVLHMDIEGSRFMSPPQYAVWVPPQTEHSFYSNQPVNYRAVCLTPLLCQDLPPQACTLAISDILKAILKDFAARDVKIPEHPADKRLAEVLVDQLQQAPVHNCYLPYASSAGLLGILEALQATPGDNRPLAQWAQQIHVSERTLARQFVRELGMSFGEWRQRLRFLASIKALDSSRSIQEIAFDMGYSTASAFIAMFQRQADCTPEQYRRTSLG; encoded by the coding sequence ATGAACAGTAAACACATCGATCTGCTGGATTTCAGCGAACTGCCGTCCCCGGTGTACTTCCGTTACGCCGACTTTGACGTTCACGAATACGCTTCGGCCCACCGCCACCCGTGGGGCACGCTGGAGTATTCGGCCCACGGCGTGCTGCACATGGACATCGAAGGCAGCCGTTTCATGTCGCCGCCGCAATACGCCGTGTGGGTGCCGCCGCAGACCGAGCACAGCTTCTACAGCAATCAACCGGTCAACTATCGCGCGGTCTGCCTGACACCGCTGCTGTGCCAGGACTTGCCGCCTCAGGCCTGCACCCTGGCGATCAGCGACATCCTCAAGGCGATCCTCAAGGATTTCGCCGCCCGCGACGTGAAAATCCCCGAACACCCGGCCGATAAGCGCCTGGCCGAGGTGCTGGTCGATCAGCTTCAGCAGGCGCCTGTGCATAACTGCTATTTGCCTTACGCCAGCAGTGCCGGATTGCTCGGCATACTCGAAGCCTTGCAGGCCACGCCAGGCGACAACCGGCCGCTGGCGCAGTGGGCGCAGCAGATCCATGTCAGCGAACGGACCCTGGCCCGGCAGTTCGTTCGCGAGTTGGGCATGAGTTTTGGCGAGTGGCGTCAGCGCTTGCGTTTTCTGGCGTCGATCAAGGCGCTGGACAGTTCCCGCAGCATTCAGGAAATCGCCTTCGACATGGGCTACAGCACGGCGTCGGCGTTTATCGCGATGTTCCAGCGCCAGGCCGATTGCACGCCCGAGCAGTACCGCCGGACCAGCCTTGGATAG
- a CDS encoding SDR family oxidoreductase, producing MSNTLFITGATSGFGEACARRFAEAGWKLVLTGRREERLNALCAELSKQTEVHGLVLDVRDRKAMENAIANLPPSFTTLRGLINNAGLALGVDPAPKCDLDDWDTMVDTNIKGLMYSTRLLLPRLIAHGRGAGIINLGSIAGNYPYPGSHVYGASKAFVKQFSLNLRCDLQGTGVRVSNIEPGLCESEFSLVRFAGDQARYDATYAGAEPIQPQDIAETIFWVLNAPAHININSLELMPVSQTWAGFAIDRSSKA from the coding sequence ATGTCCAACACCCTGTTTATTACCGGCGCGACGTCCGGTTTTGGTGAAGCCTGTGCCCGCCGTTTTGCCGAGGCCGGCTGGAAACTGGTGCTGACAGGCCGTCGTGAGGAACGCCTCAATGCCCTGTGCGCCGAATTGTCGAAGCAGACCGAGGTCCATGGCCTGGTGCTCGATGTGCGTGACCGCAAGGCCATGGAAAACGCCATCGCGAACCTGCCGCCGTCCTTCACCACCCTGCGCGGGCTGATCAACAACGCGGGCCTGGCCCTGGGCGTGGACCCTGCGCCCAAGTGCGATCTGGACGACTGGGACACCATGGTCGACACCAACATCAAAGGCCTGATGTACAGCACTCGCTTGCTGTTGCCGCGCCTGATCGCCCACGGTCGTGGTGCCGGGATCATCAACCTCGGCTCCATCGCCGGCAACTACCCGTACCCGGGCAGCCACGTCTATGGCGCGAGCAAGGCCTTCGTCAAACAGTTCTCGCTGAACCTGCGTTGCGACCTGCAAGGCACGGGCGTACGGGTCAGCAACATCGAGCCGGGCCTGTGCGAAAGCGAGTTCTCGCTGGTGCGTTTCGCCGGTGACCAGGCCCGTTACGACGCGACCTACGCGGGTGCCGAGCCGATCCAGCCGCAGGACATCGCCGAAACGATCTTCTGGGTGCTCAATGCTCCGGCGCACATCAACATCAACAGCCTGGAACTGATGCCGGTGAGCCAGACCTGGGCTGGTTTTGCGATCGATCGCAGTAGCAAGGCGTAA
- the ureG gene encoding urease accessory protein UreG, which yields MNAQPLRVGIGGPVGSGKTALTLALCLALRDRYNLAVVTNDIYTREDADFLVRNEALAPERIIGVETGGCPHTAIREDASINLEAVDQLNRRFPGLDLILVESGGDNLSATFSPELSDLTIYVIDVSAGDKLPRKGGPGICKSDLLVINKIDLAPLVGASLSLMDSDTQRMRNGKPFVFSNQKTGQGLEEIIAFIERQGLLTAA from the coding sequence ATGAACGCACAACCTCTGCGCGTCGGCATCGGCGGCCCGGTCGGTTCCGGCAAAACCGCCCTCACCCTGGCCTTGTGCCTGGCGCTGCGTGATCGCTACAACCTGGCGGTGGTCACCAACGACATCTATACCCGCGAAGACGCCGACTTTCTGGTGCGCAACGAAGCCCTCGCCCCCGAGCGGATCATCGGCGTGGAAACCGGCGGCTGCCCGCACACGGCGATCCGCGAAGACGCCTCGATCAACCTCGAAGCCGTGGATCAACTGAACCGGCGCTTTCCGGGGCTGGACCTGATTCTGGTGGAATCCGGCGGCGACAACCTGTCGGCGACCTTCAGCCCGGAGCTCTCGGACCTGACGATCTACGTGATCGACGTCTCGGCCGGCGACAAGCTGCCGCGCAAGGGCGGGCCGGGGATCTGCAAATCCGACCTGCTGGTGATCAACAAGATCGACCTGGCGCCGCTGGTGGGCGCATCACTGTCGTTGATGGACAGCGACACCCAACGCATGCGCAACGGCAAGCCGTTTGTCTTCAGCAATCAGAAAACCGGCCAGGGGCTTGAGGAAATCATCGCCTTCATCGAGCGTCAAGGGCTGCTGACTGCCGCCTGA
- a CDS encoding cation diffusion facilitator family transporter, with amino-acid sequence MSNRGEQTLLKQSTILMFAVAIAGIVTGFVSGSQSILFDGFFSLIATFIKVLMLITAKLIAKQSNQRFQFGYWHLEPMVLLIEGSFLVLIAIYAFLNGVFGIINGGREIELGLVIIYAAVFTVVEFAYFFYVRYRNRKLKSSLIQFDNISWLVDAMLSVGLLVSFLTALLLKTQGYGEWAVYVDPLILILLALSMLAPALKILKPALRDVLGIAPDQLDDTVRQVMDEAKAEHGFADYISYVQKHGRARFIEIHVVLPVDYQLDSVATLDALRDQISAKLGKPDAARWLTISFTGDRKWIAG; translated from the coding sequence GTGAGTAACCGAGGTGAGCAGACACTGCTCAAACAATCGACGATTCTGATGTTCGCCGTGGCGATCGCCGGCATTGTCACGGGGTTTGTTTCCGGATCCCAATCCATCCTGTTCGATGGTTTCTTTTCGCTGATCGCGACCTTCATCAAGGTCCTGATGCTGATTACCGCCAAGCTGATTGCCAAGCAAAGCAACCAGCGCTTCCAGTTCGGCTATTGGCACCTGGAGCCGATGGTCCTGTTGATCGAAGGCAGCTTCCTGGTGCTGATTGCGATCTACGCCTTTCTCAACGGCGTGTTCGGCATCATTAACGGTGGCCGCGAGATCGAGTTGGGGCTGGTGATCATCTATGCGGCGGTGTTTACCGTGGTCGAGTTCGCCTATTTCTTCTACGTCCGTTACCGCAACCGTAAGTTGAAATCGTCGCTGATCCAGTTCGACAACATCAGTTGGCTGGTGGACGCGATGCTGTCGGTCGGCCTGTTGGTGAGCTTCCTCACGGCGTTGTTGCTCAAGACCCAGGGGTATGGCGAGTGGGCGGTTTACGTCGACCCGTTGATCCTGATTCTGCTGGCCCTGAGTATGCTTGCACCGGCGTTGAAGATTCTGAAGCCGGCGCTGCGCGATGTGCTGGGGATTGCCCCGGACCAACTCGACGACACGGTGCGTCAAGTGATGGACGAGGCCAAGGCCGAGCATGGCTTTGCCGACTACATCTCTTATGTACAGAAGCACGGGCGGGCGCGGTTCATCGAGATTCATGTGGTGTTGCCGGTCGACTACCAACTGGACAGCGTCGCCACGCTGGATGCGCTGCGTGACCAGATCTCGGCGAAGCTCGGCAAGCCGGATGCGGCGCGCTGGCTGACGATCAGCTTTACCGGTGATCGCAAGTGGATTGCGGGCTGA
- a CDS encoding HupE/UreJ family protein produces MTLKHLFAATLLLTPALAFAHPGHGDNGLLAGISHPIGGLDHLLAMLAVGLWAAQQQGAARWALPCTFVATMLIGGMLGFEGLNLPALESGIAASVLALGLAVALAVRPPLSLAIAATALFALFHGVAHGLELPDMSSPWTYAIGFVAATAVLHAAGYAVVRVLPQAAAPLVRVAGAASAATGVWLLAG; encoded by the coding sequence ATGACACTCAAACACCTGTTCGCCGCCACCCTGCTGCTCACACCGGCACTGGCCTTCGCCCACCCCGGCCATGGCGACAACGGTTTGCTGGCCGGTATCAGCCACCCGATTGGCGGGCTCGACCATTTGCTGGCGATGCTCGCCGTCGGGTTGTGGGCCGCCCAGCAACAAGGCGCGGCACGCTGGGCGCTGCCGTGTACGTTCGTCGCCACCATGCTGATCGGCGGAATGCTGGGGTTTGAAGGTTTGAACCTGCCGGCGCTGGAAAGCGGGATTGCCGCGTCGGTGCTGGCCCTGGGCCTGGCCGTGGCGCTGGCCGTACGGCCGCCGTTGAGCCTGGCCATCGCCGCCACCGCGCTGTTTGCATTGTTCCATGGCGTGGCGCATGGCCTGGAGCTGCCGGACATGTCGAGCCCCTGGACCTATGCGATCGGGTTTGTCGCTGCGACAGCGGTATTGCATGCAGCGGGTTATGCGGTGGTGCGCGTGTTGCCGCAAGCGGCGGCGCCATTGGTGCGAGTGGCGGGTGCAGCATCAGCGGCGACCGGGGTGTGGTTGCTCGCGGGCTGA
- the ureE gene encoding urease accessory protein UreE has protein sequence MLVIHRRIDPQPLWAAELHLNFEARSKSRLRCFSAEGEDVGLFLERGQPPLYDGECLQAEDGRVVRVCARPEHLLHVTCANAFELTRAAYHLGNRHVALQVGDGWLRLLDDYVLKAMLEQLGARTDSIEAPFQPEHGAYGGGHHHSRHGDEDFNYPPKLHQFGVRL, from the coding sequence ATGTTGGTGATTCATCGCAGAATCGACCCTCAACCCCTCTGGGCCGCCGAGTTGCACCTGAACTTCGAGGCGCGCAGCAAAAGCCGCCTGCGCTGTTTCAGTGCCGAAGGTGAAGACGTCGGGTTGTTTCTGGAGCGCGGTCAGCCGCCGCTGTATGACGGCGAATGCCTACAGGCCGAAGACGGCCGCGTGGTGCGGGTGTGCGCCCGCCCCGAACACTTGCTGCACGTCACCTGCGCCAATGCCTTCGAATTGACCCGCGCCGCGTATCACCTGGGCAACCGCCACGTTGCACTGCAAGTCGGTGACGGTTGGCTGCGACTGCTCGACGACTACGTGCTCAAAGCCATGCTCGAACAACTGGGCGCCCGCACCGACAGCATCGAAGCCCCGTTCCAGCCGGAACACGGCGCTTACGGTGGCGGCCATCATCATTCACGGCATGGCGACGAAGACTTCAACTATCCGCCGAAACTGCACCAGTTCGGCGTGCGGTTATGA
- a CDS encoding ABC transporter ATP-binding protein, giving the protein MTQPILELKELDVFYGPIQALKKVSLHINEGETVSLIGSNGAGKSTLLMSIFGQPRAADGQIIYRGVDITHKSSHYIASNGIAQSPEGRRVFPDMTVEENLLMGTIPIGDQYAVEDMQRMFELFPRLKERRTQRAMTMSGGEQQMLAIARALMSRPKLLLLDEPSLGLAPIVVKQIFATLRELAGTGMTIFLVEQNANHALRLSDRAYVMVNGEIRLSGTGKELLVNEEVRNAYLGGH; this is encoded by the coding sequence ATGACTCAACCGATCCTCGAACTCAAGGAGCTGGACGTGTTCTACGGACCGATCCAGGCCCTGAAAAAGGTCTCGCTGCACATCAACGAAGGGGAAACCGTCAGCCTGATCGGCTCCAACGGCGCCGGCAAGTCGACCTTGCTGATGTCGATCTTCGGTCAGCCGCGCGCTGCCGACGGGCAGATCATCTACCGGGGCGTGGACATCACCCACAAGTCGTCCCACTACATCGCGTCTAACGGCATTGCGCAGTCGCCGGAAGGGCGGCGGGTGTTTCCTGACATGACCGTCGAGGAAAACCTGCTGATGGGCACTATCCCGATTGGCGACCAGTACGCCGTTGAAGACATGCAGCGCATGTTCGAGCTGTTCCCCCGGCTCAAGGAACGGCGAACTCAGCGAGCGATGACCATGTCTGGTGGGGAGCAGCAAATGCTCGCCATTGCCCGCGCCCTGATGAGCCGACCCAAGCTGCTGCTGCTCGACGAGCCGAGCCTGGGGTTGGCGCCGATTGTGGTGAAACAGATCTTCGCCACCCTGCGTGAACTGGCGGGCACCGGCATGACTATCTTCCTGGTCGAGCAGAACGCCAACCACGCGCTTCGGCTCTCGGATCGGGCGTATGTGATGGTCAACGGCGAGATCCGCCTCAGCGGCACCGGCAAGGAGTTGCTGGTGAACGAGGAGGTGCGTAACGCCTACCTGGGCGGGCACTGA
- a CDS encoding urease accessory protein UreF, producing the protein MNPAWALLRLASPQLPIGGYSYSQGLEMAVDNGRVSDTASARRWISDQLLLNLARFEAPLLLAHCTAAANEDWPALLQRGEEHRASRETRELHQESRQMGYSLQQLLNGLPELDDTARTFLAQRGEPHLALGWALAARAWRISPQDALAAWLWSWLENQLAVLMKTLPLGQQAAQRLTSELLPLLQQAQQNASSIDPDHYGSAAFGLSLACMAHERQYSRLFRS; encoded by the coding sequence ATGAACCCAGCCTGGGCGCTGCTGCGCCTGGCCAGCCCACAATTGCCGATTGGCGGCTACAGCTACTCACAAGGGCTGGAAATGGCGGTGGACAACGGCCGAGTCAGCGACACGGCCTCCGCCAGGCGCTGGATCAGCGATCAACTCCTGCTGAACCTGGCGCGCTTCGAAGCGCCGCTGCTGCTAGCCCATTGCACTGCCGCGGCCAACGAAGACTGGCCCGCGTTGCTGCAACGCGGTGAAGAACACCGCGCCAGCCGCGAAACCCGCGAGTTGCATCAAGAGAGCCGACAAATGGGCTACTCCCTGCAACAACTGCTCAACGGCTTGCCAGAACTGGATGACACCGCCCGTACGTTTCTCGCACAACGCGGCGAGCCCCATCTGGCCCTCGGTTGGGCACTGGCCGCTCGCGCCTGGCGAATCAGCCCGCAGGATGCATTGGCTGCCTGGCTCTGGAGCTGGCTGGAAAACCAGTTGGCCGTGCTGATGAAAACCCTGCCGCTGGGCCAGCAAGCCGCGCAACGCCTCACCAGCGAACTGCTGCCGCTGCTGCAACAGGCGCAGCAGAACGCCTCAAGCATCGACCCCGACCATTACGGCAGCGCCGCTTTCGGCCTGTCCCTGGCGTGCATGGCCCATGAGCGCCAGTACAGCCGCCTGTTTCGTTCCTAG
- a CDS encoding AGE family epimerase/isomerase, producing the protein MPHVPRSAPQPELTALFATVQQHFRDVIVPLWQGPGWNADMALPYEALDAEHRPLPPQRYRAMACARQLYLFSSLIGEVPAAEERAAALFRSLQRHFHDAEHGGWFYSIDAHGTPLDQRKDLYTHAFILFACAHYWGKVREPLVESVLNAALEVIAQRFAIDAGLYEASLDRDWSALHVGPLQNPLMHLAEAFLATLSVREDAAVQSALVALCDGLYKRFIHPDDGVMMEKPLGVEDNWFEPGHQFEWFFLLESSPLLRGSKLHTSLTRAFGATEQQGVNDQTGAVRAMLDPNLDGRPRDETQRIWAQAEYLRALTLRPDSEALVARQLRALQQRFLHAGGWYECLDRDGAVSRRDMPSTTPYHLATCYRGLVEYLR; encoded by the coding sequence ATGCCTCATGTTCCCCGCTCCGCCCCCCAGCCTGAATTGACCGCCCTGTTCGCCACGGTGCAGCAACATTTTCGGGACGTCATCGTGCCGCTCTGGCAAGGCCCCGGCTGGAACGCAGACATGGCGCTGCCGTATGAGGCGCTGGACGCCGAACACCGGCCATTGCCGCCCCAACGCTACCGGGCCATGGCCTGCGCGCGGCAGCTGTACCTGTTTTCCAGCCTGATCGGCGAAGTGCCGGCCGCCGAAGAGCGCGCCGCCGCGTTGTTCCGCTCCTTGCAGCGGCATTTCCACGATGCCGAACACGGCGGCTGGTTCTACAGCATCGACGCCCACGGCACGCCGCTGGATCAGCGCAAAGACCTCTACACCCACGCCTTCATCCTGTTCGCCTGTGCCCATTACTGGGGCAAGGTACGCGAGCCGTTGGTGGAGTCGGTGCTCAATGCCGCGCTGGAAGTGATTGCCCAGCGCTTCGCGATTGATGCCGGGCTGTACGAGGCGAGCCTGGATCGCGACTGGTCGGCGCTCCATGTCGGGCCCTTGCAGAATCCCTTGATGCACCTGGCCGAAGCCTTCCTCGCGACCCTCTCGGTCCGTGAGGATGCCGCCGTGCAAAGCGCCCTCGTCGCCCTGTGCGATGGCCTGTACAAGCGCTTTATCCACCCCGATGACGGCGTGATGATGGAAAAACCGCTGGGGGTCGAGGACAACTGGTTCGAACCTGGGCACCAGTTCGAGTGGTTTTTCCTGCTGGAGTCGTCGCCGTTGCTGCGCGGCTCGAAGCTGCACACCTCCTTGACCCGTGCCTTCGGCGCGACCGAGCAGCAAGGGGTCAATGACCAGACCGGCGCCGTGCGCGCCATGCTCGACCCGAACCTGGACGGTCGGCCTCGCGATGAAACCCAGCGTATCTGGGCCCAGGCCGAATACCTGCGTGCCCTGACCCTGCGCCCGGACAGCGAAGCGCTGGTTGCACGCCAGTTGCGTGCGTTGCAGCAGCGCTTCCTGCATGCCGGTGGCTGGTACGAATGCCTGGATCGCGACGGCGCGGTCAGCCGCCGCGACATGCCTTCAACCACGCCTTACCACTTGGCGACCTGCTATCGCGGCCTGGTTGAATATCTACGCTAA
- a CDS encoding triacylglycerol lipase, which translates to MSQATATRYPLVLVPGMLGFIRLLFYPYWFGIVSALRRGGAVVFAVQVSPINSSEVRGEQLLARIEAILRETGAQKVNLFGHSQGSLTARYAAAKRPDWVASVTSVAGPNHGSELADYLQKNYPHDSAKGRVLSAVLRAVAWVMGVLETGYRGPKLPVDVHASHQSLTTEGVALFNQRYPQGLPDTWGGQGPEEVNGVRYYSWSGTLQPGKTDRGANLFDGTNRSCRLFARTFVREAGHCDGMVGRYSSHLGTVIGDEYPLDHFDIVNQSLGLVGKGADPVRLFVEHAQRLKAAGV; encoded by the coding sequence ATGTCGCAAGCGACTGCCACGCGTTACCCGTTGGTGCTGGTGCCGGGAATGCTCGGGTTTATCCGGCTGCTGTTCTATCCGTACTGGTTCGGGATCGTCTCGGCGTTGCGCCGGGGTGGGGCGGTGGTGTTTGCGGTACAGGTTTCCCCGATCAACTCCAGCGAGGTGCGTGGCGAGCAGTTGCTGGCGCGCATCGAGGCGATTTTGCGTGAGACCGGTGCGCAAAAGGTCAATCTGTTCGGCCATAGCCAGGGCTCACTGACTGCTCGTTATGCCGCCGCCAAGCGGCCGGACTGGGTCGCGTCGGTCACCTCGGTCGCCGGTCCCAATCACGGTTCGGAACTGGCGGATTATCTGCAAAAAAACTACCCGCACGACAGCGCGAAGGGCCGTGTGCTGAGCGCGGTATTGCGCGCGGTGGCGTGGGTGATGGGCGTGCTGGAAACCGGTTATCGCGGGCCGAAATTGCCGGTGGATGTCCACGCCTCGCACCAATCGCTGACCACCGAAGGCGTGGCGCTGTTCAATCAACGTTATCCACAAGGCTTGCCGGATACCTGGGGCGGGCAGGGGCCGGAAGAGGTCAACGGCGTGCGTTACTACTCCTGGTCCGGCACCCTGCAACCGGGCAAGACCGACCGCGGCGCTAACCTGTTCGACGGCACCAACCGCAGTTGTCGGCTGTTCGCCCGAACCTTCGTGCGCGAGGCCGGGCATTGCGATGGCATGGTCGGGCGCTACAGCTCACACCTGGGCACGGTGATTGGCGACGAATACCCGCTCGATCACTTCGACATCGTCAACCAGTCACTGGGGCTGGTGGGCAAGGGCGCTGACCCGGTGCGGCTGTTCGTCGAACATGCGCAGCGGTTGAAGGCGGCCGGCGTTTAG
- a CDS encoding ferritin-like domain-containing protein, which translates to MSDLQLSDVSTLRKRARKHVENGAVTEGYSADRKEVLRLLNESLATELVCVLRYKRHYFMANGLKAAVAADEFLEHATQEAEHADKLAERIVQLGGEPEFNPDLLSKNSHAQYVAGSTLREMVYEDLVAERIAIDSYREIIQYIGEKDPTTRRIFEDILAQEEEHADDMADILKDL; encoded by the coding sequence ATGAGTGACCTGCAATTGTCAGATGTAAGCACCCTGCGCAAACGCGCCCGCAAACATGTCGAGAATGGCGCCGTGACCGAAGGCTACAGCGCTGATCGCAAGGAAGTCCTGCGCCTGCTCAACGAATCGCTGGCCACCGAACTGGTCTGCGTGTTGCGCTACAAACGGCACTATTTCATGGCCAACGGCTTGAAAGCCGCCGTGGCCGCCGACGAGTTCCTGGAACACGCCACGCAGGAGGCCGAACACGCCGACAAACTGGCCGAGCGCATCGTGCAGTTGGGCGGCGAACCGGAGTTCAACCCCGACCTGCTGTCCAAGAACTCCCACGCCCAATACGTGGCTGGCAGTACGCTCAGGGAAATGGTCTACGAAGACCTGGTGGCCGAACGCATCGCCATCGACAGCTACCGCGAAATCATCCAGTACATCGGCGAAAAAGACCCCACCACCCGACGGATCTTCGAAGACATCCTGGCCCAGGAAGAAGAGCACGCCGATGACATGGCGGACATCCTGAAGGATTTGTAA
- a CDS encoding PsiF family protein, which produces MKMLRIPLLMIGLLLCSQGFAATAQQNKMTTCNADATAKTLKGDERKAFMSTCLKAAPAANDAGKTMTPQQEKMKTCNATAATQALKGDARKAFMSDCLKKK; this is translated from the coding sequence ATGAAGATGTTGCGTATCCCTTTGTTGATGATCGGCCTGCTGCTCTGTTCCCAGGGTTTTGCCGCCACCGCCCAACAGAACAAAATGACCACCTGCAACGCCGACGCCACCGCAAAAACCCTCAAGGGTGATGAGCGCAAAGCCTTTATGAGCACCTGCCTCAAGGCTGCACCCGCCGCCAACGATGCCGGCAAAACCATGACCCCGCAGCAAGAAAAAATGAAAACCTGCAACGCCACCGCCGCCACCCAGGCGCTGAAGGGCGATGCCCGCAAAGCCTTCATGAGCGATTGCCTGAAGAAAAAATAA
- a CDS encoding TetR family transcriptional regulator, which yields MLPRAEQKQQTRNALMDAARHLMEGGRGFGSLSLREVARTAGIVPTGFYRHFADMDQLGLELVSEVGQTFRETIRLVRHNEFVMGGIIDASVRIFLDVVAANRSQFLFLAREQYGGSLPVRLAIGKLRDNISSDLAADLSLMPKLQHLDFAGLSVMADLIVKSVFATLPDIIDPPAEALPEHLTPQVKITQQLRFIFIGLKHWQGLGSTE from the coding sequence ATGCTGCCCCGCGCCGAACAGAAACAACAGACCCGCAACGCCCTCATGGATGCTGCCCGCCACCTGATGGAAGGTGGACGTGGATTCGGCAGCCTAAGCCTGCGCGAAGTGGCGAGAACCGCGGGTATCGTGCCCACCGGTTTCTACCGGCACTTTGCCGATATGGATCAGTTGGGGCTGGAACTGGTCAGCGAAGTCGGCCAGACCTTCCGCGAAACCATCCGACTGGTGCGCCACAATGAATTCGTCATGGGCGGGATCATCGACGCCTCGGTGCGGATCTTCCTCGACGTGGTTGCGGCCAACCGCTCGCAATTCCTGTTTCTGGCGCGCGAGCAATATGGCGGCTCGCTGCCCGTGCGCCTGGCCATCGGTAAGCTGCGCGACAACATCAGCTCCGACCTTGCGGCCGACCTCTCGCTGATGCCCAAGCTGCAACACCTCGATTTCGCCGGTTTGAGCGTCATGGCCGACCTGATCGTCAAAAGCGTGTTCGCAACCCTGCCGGACATCATCGATCCGCCCGCCGAAGCCTTGCCCGAACACCTGACGCCCCAGGTGAAGATCACGCAGCAACTGCGTTTTATCTTTATCGGCCTCAAGCACTGGCAAGGGCTGGGCAGCACTGAGTAA